From Deinococcus sp. Marseille-Q6407, one genomic window encodes:
- a CDS encoding toxic anion resistance protein codes for MTKQDLELTPPESLPALEPPQPVPVIAREQGDEMVKLSDNEKTELEKKADEFVAGLLRGDSQSLNFTEGTRSLHNLGQDEIRQAASVSSRLMDRPMATQRGLQEGEGGKVASGLLELRRTIEELDPSHEGGLSSRKLLGIIPLGRKAENYFQKYQSSQTHLNVILDTLYRGQDELRKDNASIEQEKVNLWNLMHKLRGYIQLSRAIDDNLTARLPDLQARDPEMARVVQEELLFAVRQRTTDLMTQLAVSVQGYMALDLVRRNNLELIKGVDRATTTTVSALRTAVIVSQALSTQQLVLNQITALNSTTTGMIEATSNMLRQQGAQIQQQASSATIDVARLQAAFDNIYAALDDVSTYRMKALDSFAQTTAALQQQLTTASTYLDRERRVLDSDLAQEATRFSNDMQLKL; via the coding sequence ATGACCAAACAAGACCTGGAACTGACCCCACCCGAATCTCTGCCTGCCTTGGAGCCGCCCCAGCCGGTGCCGGTGATCGCCAGAGAGCAGGGTGACGAGATGGTCAAGCTCAGCGACAACGAGAAGACCGAGTTGGAAAAGAAAGCCGATGAATTCGTGGCCGGCTTGCTGCGCGGCGATAGCCAGAGCCTCAACTTTACCGAGGGCACCCGCTCGCTGCACAATCTCGGCCAGGACGAAATCCGCCAGGCTGCCAGCGTCAGCAGCCGCCTGATGGACCGCCCGATGGCAACCCAGCGGGGCCTGCAGGAGGGCGAAGGCGGCAAGGTCGCCAGCGGGCTGCTGGAACTGCGCCGCACCATCGAGGAACTTGATCCTTCCCACGAGGGTGGCCTCAGCTCCAGAAAGCTACTGGGCATCATTCCGCTGGGCCGCAAGGCCGAGAACTACTTTCAGAAATATCAGTCGTCCCAGACCCATCTCAACGTGATTCTGGACACCCTCTACCGCGGGCAGGACGAACTGCGTAAGGACAATGCCTCTATCGAGCAGGAAAAGGTCAACCTCTGGAACCTGATGCATAAGCTCCGTGGCTATATCCAGCTCTCGCGCGCCATTGACGACAACCTGACGGCCCGGCTGCCCGACTTGCAGGCCCGCGACCCGGAAATGGCGCGGGTGGTGCAGGAAGAGCTGCTTTTTGCGGTTCGCCAGCGCACCACCGACCTGATGACCCAGCTGGCTGTCAGCGTGCAGGGCTATATGGCGCTGGACCTGGTGCGCCGCAACAACCTTGAACTGATCAAGGGTGTTGACCGGGCTACCACCACTACGGTTAGTGCCCTCCGCACAGCGGTGATCGTATCTCAGGCGCTCAGTACCCAGCAGCTGGTTCTCAACCAGATCACGGCGCTGAATTCCACCACCACCGGCATGATTGAGGCGACCTCCAACATGCTGCGCCAGCAGGGCGCTCAGATTCAGCAGCAAGCCAGCAGCGCTACCATTGATGTGGCCCGGCTCCAGGCGGCTTTCGACAACATCTACGCTGCTCTAGACGATGTCAGCACCTACCGCATGAAGGCGCTGGATTCGTTTGCTCAGACCACCGCTGCGTTGCAGCAGCAGCTCACCACCGCCAGCACTTACCTCGACCGGGAACGCCGCGTACTGGACAGCGATCTGGCCCAGGAGGCCACCCGGTTTTCCAACGATATGCAGCTCAAGCTCTGA
- the msrB gene encoding peptide-methionine (R)-S-oxide reductase MsrB translates to MTKPTWKSEGYTKPADTDLKASLSTEQYQVTQHEGTERAFTGEYWDTTEDGIYVDVVSGEPLFSSRDKYDAGCGWPSFTRPIAQLNEKTDYKLMYPRTEVRSQAADSHLGHVFPDGPQEQGGLRYCINSAALRFIPVGQLEAEGYGDYRQLFE, encoded by the coding sequence ATGACCAAACCCACCTGGAAGAGCGAAGGCTACACCAAGCCTGCCGACACCGACCTGAAAGCCAGCCTCAGCACCGAGCAGTATCAGGTGACCCAGCACGAGGGCACCGAGCGGGCCTTTACCGGCGAGTACTGGGACACCACCGAAGACGGTATCTATGTGGATGTGGTCTCCGGCGAGCCGCTGTTTTCCTCGCGCGACAAGTACGACGCCGGCTGCGGCTGGCCCAGCTTTACCCGGCCCATCGCCCAGCTGAACGAGAAGACCGACTACAAGCTGATGTACCCCCGCACCGAGGTGCGCTCTCAGGCGGCCGACTCGCATCTGGGCCATGTCTTCCCAGACGGCCCCCAGGAACAGGGTGGCCTGCGCTACTGCATCAACTCGGCCGCGCTACGTTTCATTCCGGTCGGTCAGCTGGAAGCCGAAGGCTACGGCGATTACCGCCAGCTGTTCGAGTAA
- a CDS encoding DsbA family oxidoreductase — translation MTLSSPSAERLSIEVWSDVVCPFCYIGKRELERALEQFPHRDQVEIRWRSFELDPTIAADPGGNLAQAVASKYGIDEAQAAASQEQIAARAASVGLEFNWRQARFGNTFDAHRLIHLAEKFGLAGAAHERLMRAYFTEGQLVSDPAVLRRLAAEIGLPAEDVERVLSSNEYAHDVRADEARAGALGIRGVPFFVLGGQYGVSGAQPSEVMLAALQQAWDAQHPQPLTLLGDGETGAVCEDGACALPGQPAGSAQDS, via the coding sequence ATGACTCTTTCTTCTCCTTCTGCAGAGCGCCTCAGTATCGAGGTCTGGTCCGACGTTGTGTGCCCTTTTTGCTATATCGGCAAGCGGGAACTGGAGCGGGCGCTGGAGCAGTTCCCGCACCGCGACCAGGTGGAGATTCGCTGGCGCAGTTTCGAGTTGGACCCCACCATCGCCGCCGATCCGGGCGGCAACCTGGCGCAGGCGGTGGCTTCCAAATACGGCATTGACGAAGCCCAGGCCGCTGCGTCTCAGGAGCAGATTGCGGCGCGGGCTGCTTCGGTGGGACTGGAATTCAACTGGCGTCAGGCCCGCTTCGGCAATACTTTTGATGCCCACCGGCTGATTCATCTGGCAGAGAAGTTCGGTCTGGCCGGCGCCGCCCACGAGCGGCTGATGCGCGCCTACTTTACCGAGGGCCAGCTGGTCTCGGACCCGGCGGTGCTGCGCCGGCTGGCGGCAGAAATCGGTCTGCCTGCCGAAGACGTGGAGCGGGTGCTGAGCAGCAATGAATATGCCCACGATGTCCGCGCCGACGAAGCCCGCGCCGGAGCCCTGGGCATCCGTGGCGTGCCGTTCTTCGTGCTGGGTGGTCAGTACGGCGTCAGCGGCGCCCAGCCGTCCGAAGTGATGTTGGCCGCGCTGCAGCAGGCCTGGGACGCCCAGCATCCCCAGCCGCTGACCCTGCTGGGCGACGGCGAAACCGGCGCGGTCTGCGAGGACGGTGCCTGCGCCCTGCCTGGGCAGCCGGCCGGCAGTGCCCAGGACTCCTGA
- a CDS encoding NAD(P)H-dependent flavin oxidoreductase has product MPRPRAATLPSQIPLVQAPMAGVTTPQLVAAVSDAGALGSLGAGYLSAERLTDELSRVRQLTDRPFLVNLFVPDPEPQFSAEQLTAALDALQPMLDDLQLPRPGLRAPYAADFGAQLEALLAAPPAAVSFTFGLPAADTIRQFQAQGTRVWLTVTSRAEAEQAAQLQPDALVAQGGSAGGHRGGWQEDALAPTLDLTRQLLDLSLPVIAAGGLMTPADVRRVLDAGAAAAQCGTAFLLAQEAGTSAPYRAALERARQGGEAATTVLTRGPSGRLARSLANRLSAVETVLPYPAQNALTQPLRAEATRQHRPEWLSLWAGEGVAELTGEQSATALVAWLASEL; this is encoded by the coding sequence ATGCCCAGACCCAGAGCTGCCACCTTGCCCTCCCAAATACCGCTGGTGCAGGCGCCGATGGCCGGAGTCACCACGCCGCAGCTGGTGGCCGCTGTCAGCGACGCCGGCGCACTGGGGTCACTGGGCGCCGGCTATCTGAGCGCCGAGCGGCTGACAGACGAGCTGTCCCGCGTCCGGCAACTGACCGACCGGCCCTTTCTGGTCAATCTGTTTGTGCCGGACCCGGAGCCGCAGTTCAGCGCGGAGCAACTGACGGCGGCGCTGGACGCCCTCCAGCCGATGCTGGATGATCTGCAGCTCCCTCGCCCGGGGCTCCGGGCACCCTACGCGGCCGACTTTGGGGCGCAGCTGGAGGCCCTGCTGGCCGCACCGCCGGCAGCCGTGTCCTTTACCTTTGGCTTGCCAGCAGCCGACACCATTCGGCAGTTCCAGGCTCAGGGCACCCGAGTCTGGCTGACCGTGACCAGCCGCGCCGAGGCAGAGCAGGCCGCGCAGCTCCAGCCGGATGCGCTGGTGGCGCAGGGCGGCAGCGCCGGAGGCCACCGCGGTGGCTGGCAGGAAGACGCGCTGGCGCCTACCCTGGACCTGACCCGGCAACTGCTGGACCTGAGCCTGCCGGTCATAGCTGCCGGCGGCCTGATGACCCCGGCCGACGTGCGCCGGGTGCTGGACGCCGGCGCTGCCGCAGCCCAGTGCGGCACCGCTTTTTTGCTGGCGCAGGAAGCCGGCACCTCGGCTCCATATCGGGCGGCGCTGGAACGCGCCCGGCAGGGCGGTGAGGCAGCCACCACGGTGCTGACGCGCGGCCCCTCCGGGCGGCTGGCCCGCAGCCTTGCCAACCGGTTGAGTGCGGTGGAAACGGTGCTGCCCTACCCGGCTCAGAACGCCCTGACCCAGCCGCTGCGGGCTGAGGCGACCCGGCAGCACCGACCCGAATGGCTGAGCCTCTGGGCCGGCGAAGGGGTGGCGGAGCTGACAGGCGAGCAGAGTGCCACCGCACTGGTGGCCTGGCTCGCTTCCGAGCTGTAG
- a CDS encoding alanine racemase, with amino-acid sequence MAFVTLNRDKLAHNYAHLQALFAGHNIDWGVVTKLFCGNELFIGEVLRLGVREVLDSRISNLRVIKRLCPEAQTVYIKPPAWDYVEDLVRWADVSFNTELETLRLISDEAVRQGRVHKVIIMIEMGDLREGVMREDLDSFYAQVFGLPGIEVIGIGTNLNCLSGVMPSEDKLIQLGLYRTILELKNGVKIPWVSAGTTVTLPLLKAGLLPASVNHFRVGEALYFGADLVREATFEDMYDDVLELHAQVIELSEKPMNPSGPLGKNPFGATADSGYEQGATAYRAILDVGYLDVSPQYLILEDESLGVLDASSDMLVLDAGENAAGLKVGDHVRFRLKYMGALHLMNSDYIGKVVVNGAGDRLDAAPIMSRD; translated from the coding sequence ATGGCGTTTGTCACCCTCAACCGCGACAAGCTGGCTCATAACTACGCCCATCTCCAGGCCCTGTTTGCTGGCCATAACATCGACTGGGGCGTGGTGACCAAATTGTTTTGCGGCAACGAGCTGTTCATCGGCGAGGTGCTGCGCCTGGGCGTGCGCGAGGTGTTGGATTCGCGGATCAGCAACCTGCGCGTCATCAAGCGGCTGTGTCCCGAAGCCCAGACGGTGTATATCAAGCCGCCCGCCTGGGATTACGTGGAAGACCTGGTGCGCTGGGCCGATGTGTCGTTCAACACCGAGCTGGAGACGCTGCGCCTGATCTCCGACGAGGCGGTGCGCCAGGGCCGGGTCCACAAGGTCATCATCATGATTGAGATGGGCGACCTGCGCGAAGGCGTCATGCGGGAGGACCTGGACAGCTTTTATGCTCAGGTCTTCGGGCTGCCGGGCATCGAGGTCATCGGGATCGGAACCAACCTGAACTGTCTGAGCGGCGTGATGCCCAGCGAGGACAAGCTGATTCAGCTGGGGCTGTACCGGACCATTCTGGAGCTGAAAAACGGTGTAAAGATTCCCTGGGTCAGCGCCGGCACCACCGTGACCCTGCCGCTGCTGAAAGCCGGGCTGCTGCCGGCCAGCGTGAACCACTTCCGGGTGGGCGAAGCGCTGTATTTCGGGGCCGATCTGGTCAGGGAAGCGACCTTCGAGGACATGTACGACGACGTGCTGGAGCTGCACGCCCAGGTGATTGAGCTGTCGGAAAAGCCCATGAACCCTTCGGGCCCGCTGGGCAAAAATCCTTTCGGTGCCACGGCGGATAGCGGCTATGAGCAGGGGGCCACCGCCTACCGCGCCATTCTGGATGTGGGCTACTTGGATGTCTCGCCCCAGTACCTGATTCTGGAGGACGAGTCGCTGGGCGTGCTGGACGCCAGCTCCGACATGCTGGTGCTGGACGCCGGTGAGAATGCTGCCGGGCTCAAGGTGGGCGACCATGTCCGGTTCCGCCTGAAGTACATGGGCGCCCTGCACCTGATGAACTCTGATTACATCGGCAAGGTGGTGGTGAACGGCGCTGGTGACCGCCTGGACGCGGCGCCCATCATGTCACGGGACTGA
- a CDS encoding GNAT family N-acetyltransferase — protein MTQTTVQTAVSPLGPGQPPLDPALREEVAQFLLTHLEEYGDDLPDIQACLSYAEERGGAVFTAREGERLLGASITNRTGMSGFIPENILVYIAVHADSRGKGVGKSLMEAITGTLQGSIALHVEPQNPARALYERYGFTNKYLEMRLTR, from the coding sequence ATGACCCAGACCACTGTTCAGACCGCTGTCTCTCCCCTCGGACCTGGCCAGCCACCGCTGGACCCGGCGCTGCGTGAAGAGGTGGCGCAGTTCCTGTTGACCCATCTGGAAGAATACGGCGACGACCTGCCGGATATTCAGGCCTGCTTGAGCTACGCTGAGGAACGCGGCGGCGCGGTTTTTACGGCCCGTGAGGGCGAGCGTCTGCTGGGCGCGTCCATCACCAACCGCACCGGCATGAGCGGCTTTATTCCCGAAAATATTCTGGTGTATATCGCGGTGCATGCAGACAGCCGGGGCAAGGGCGTGGGCAAGAGCCTGATGGAAGCCATCACCGGGACACTGCAGGGCTCCATCGCGCTGCACGTGGAGCCGCAGAACCCGGCCCGCGCCCTCTACGAGCGCTACGGCTTTACCAACAAATACCTCGAAATGCGGCTGACTCGCTGA
- the ftsH gene encoding ATP-dependent zinc metalloprotease FtsH → MNAGWLSRSWKWLVGGILVILLGLLLASPGPKEMPLSDFTDHLKNRQVETAVLTPDGDTLVLHGLLVGKEPYQTRTLPGDPQLTFNELQRRGVKVAYQPPARVSWLSALSWLLSLVLLGVLLYMLLRSRQMGSGDPAANAFGKSRASVVNIDRVGVTFADVAGCDEAKQDLQEVVDFLRQPEKYRSLGARIPHGLLLVGPPGSGKTLLAKAVAGEAGVPYFAISGSDFVEMFVGVGAARVRDLFEQARKAAPCIIFMDEIDAVGRKRGVGMQGGNDEREQTLNQLLVEMDGFRGEVAEEGQDIIILAATNRPDVLDAALLRPGRFDRQVVVDAPDAAGRERILRIHSRTKPLDPGVDLALIARRTAGMVGADLENLLNEAALLAARSGRGRILMSDIDEARDRVLMGPERRSLVIQEADRRITAYHEVGHALAAQLLPHADKAHKLTIVPRGRALGAALYTPEDRLHLSRSAMLDRLCVALAGHAAEQVAVGEVTTGAANDFQQATGLARRMVTEWGMSDVGPLALTEEGSNYLGYGPQPASYSDQTAEAIDRAVTELLNSQYQRAVDLLTEHAHLLHRLTDALLARESLSGEELAAVVQGGTLPAQEPAAAATPESGRPRLKPGLA, encoded by the coding sequence ATGAACGCAGGCTGGCTGAGTCGCTCTTGGAAGTGGCTGGTAGGGGGGATCCTGGTGATCCTGCTGGGCCTGCTCCTGGCCTCTCCCGGTCCCAAGGAAATGCCGCTGAGTGACTTCACGGATCACCTGAAAAACCGGCAGGTCGAGACGGCGGTGCTGACGCCGGACGGCGACACCCTGGTGCTTCACGGTCTGCTGGTGGGCAAGGAGCCTTATCAGACCCGCACCCTGCCCGGCGACCCGCAGCTCACCTTTAACGAGTTGCAGCGGCGCGGAGTCAAGGTGGCTTATCAACCGCCGGCGCGGGTCAGCTGGCTTTCGGCGCTCAGCTGGCTGCTGTCGCTGGTGCTGCTGGGCGTGCTGCTGTATATGCTGCTGCGCTCGCGCCAGATGGGCAGCGGGGACCCGGCCGCCAACGCTTTCGGCAAAAGCCGCGCCAGTGTGGTGAACATTGACCGGGTGGGCGTGACCTTTGCGGACGTGGCCGGCTGTGACGAGGCCAAGCAGGACCTGCAGGAAGTCGTCGATTTCCTGCGCCAGCCTGAGAAATACCGCTCATTAGGCGCCCGCATTCCCCACGGCCTGCTGCTGGTCGGCCCGCCCGGCTCGGGCAAAACCCTACTGGCCAAAGCGGTCGCCGGCGAAGCCGGCGTCCCCTACTTCGCCATCTCCGGCTCCGACTTCGTAGAGATGTTCGTGGGCGTCGGGGCGGCCCGGGTGCGTGACCTCTTCGAACAGGCCCGCAAGGCCGCTCCCTGCATCATCTTTATGGACGAAATCGACGCGGTCGGCCGCAAACGAGGTGTAGGGATGCAGGGCGGCAACGACGAACGCGAGCAGACTCTCAACCAGTTGCTGGTGGAGATGGACGGTTTCCGGGGCGAGGTGGCCGAGGAAGGCCAGGACATCATCATTCTGGCTGCCACCAACCGGCCCGATGTGCTGGACGCAGCCTTGCTGCGTCCGGGACGCTTTGACCGGCAGGTGGTGGTGGATGCACCGGACGCCGCGGGCAGGGAGCGAATCCTGCGGATTCACTCCCGCACCAAACCGCTGGACCCCGGCGTGGACCTGGCCCTGATCGCCCGGCGCACGGCAGGCATGGTAGGTGCCGACCTGGAAAACCTGCTGAATGAAGCGGCCTTGCTGGCGGCCCGGAGTGGAAGGGGCCGGATTCTGATGTCGGACATTGACGAGGCGCGCGACCGGGTCTTGATGGGCCCCGAGCGACGCAGCCTGGTGATTCAGGAGGCCGACCGGCGGATCACGGCTTACCACGAGGTGGGCCACGCCTTAGCCGCTCAGCTGCTGCCGCACGCTGACAAGGCCCACAAGCTGACCATCGTGCCGCGTGGCCGGGCGCTGGGAGCGGCGCTGTATACCCCGGAAGACCGGCTGCACCTCAGCCGCAGCGCCATGCTGGACCGGCTCTGTGTGGCGCTGGCCGGGCACGCGGCCGAACAGGTGGCGGTAGGTGAGGTGACCACTGGGGCCGCCAACGATTTTCAGCAGGCGACCGGGCTGGCCCGCCGGATGGTGACCGAGTGGGGTATGAGCGATGTGGGCCCTCTGGCGCTGACCGAGGAAGGCAGCAATTATCTGGGCTATGGCCCGCAGCCGGCCAGTTACAGCGACCAGACCGCCGAGGCGATTGACCGGGCGGTGACCGAGCTGCTGAACAGCCAGTACCAGCGTGCCGTGGACCTGCTGACCGAACATGCCCACCTGCTGCACCGCCTGACCGACGCTCTGCTGGCCCGCGAGTCGCTCAGCGGCGAGGAACTGGCCGCTGTGGTGCAGGGAGGCACCCTGCCGGCACAGGAACCGGCGGCCGCCGCCACGCCTGAGAGCGGCCGGCCGCGCCTCAAGCCCGGGCTGGCCTGA